In one window of Pseudobdellovibrionaceae bacterium DNA:
- a CDS encoding tetratricopeptide repeat protein yields the protein MKKLITASLLAVACIVINACAKNDTQNKKEDVVLKSYRLIDEQRTDEAIELLESELASDPDNYEYKITLASAYAHKGGMKVQKFVPAVSKADKMKDLKLSLEDVDDKASVSNQVNTTAINVARLLTQFAQFFEVYAVIPVINSDQATYIKHAIYLLNETDDRLKPEDALYRAILGIIMFKHILAEGLIGEFVKPEGSETCRFDLGNVNDTFVELGKTLIGVLNDIGYANDDQAKDLKTTSDEVADTVSNLTLATTSLMVIDEASSMFLQQAVIQHGFGKLIKCGGDQ from the coding sequence ATGAAAAAGTTGATTACCGCATCCCTTTTAGCTGTAGCTTGCATTGTAATAAATGCTTGCGCCAAGAACGACACTCAGAATAAAAAAGAAGATGTGGTTCTCAAATCTTACCGTCTCATTGACGAGCAAAGAACTGATGAAGCCATCGAATTACTTGAATCAGAATTAGCCAGCGATCCAGATAACTATGAATACAAGATAACTTTGGCTTCAGCCTACGCCCACAAGGGTGGAATGAAAGTTCAAAAATTTGTACCAGCAGTTAGTAAAGCTGATAAAATGAAAGATCTAAAACTTTCTCTAGAAGATGTTGACGACAAAGCCAGCGTAAGTAATCAGGTTAACACCACGGCAATCAATGTTGCTCGTCTCTTAACTCAGTTTGCACAATTTTTTGAAGTCTATGCTGTTATTCCAGTTATCAATTCTGATCAAGCAACCTACATCAAGCATGCCATTTATCTCCTGAACGAGACAGACGACAGATTAAAACCTGAGGATGCTCTCTATCGAGCAATCCTTGGTATCATCATGTTTAAACACATACTAGCAGAAGGTCTAATTGGGGAGTTTGTAAAACCTGAGGGATCAGAAACTTGTCGTTTTGACCTTGGAAATGTGAATGATACCTTTGTTGAGCTAGGTAAAACGCTAATTGGTGTCTTAAATGATATCGGATATGCAAATGATGACCAAGCCAAAGACCTAAAAACTACTAGTGATGAGGTCGCTGACACCGTCTCTAACTTGACTTTAGCCACAACGTCATTGATGGTTATAGATGAAGCTTCGAGCATGTTTTTACAACAAGCGGTAATACAGCATGGATTTGGAAAACTCATTAAATGTGGTGGAGATCAGTAG